A part of Vulpes vulpes isolate BD-2025 chromosome 15, VulVul3, whole genome shotgun sequence genomic DNA contains:
- the HHEX gene encoding hematopoietically-expressed homeobox protein HHEX: MQYPHPAPAAGAVGVPLYAPTPLLQPAHPTPFYIEDILGRGPAAPTPAPTLPSPNSSFTSLVSSYRTPVYEPTPIHPAFSHHSAAALAAAYGPGGFGGPLYPFPRTVNDYTHALLRHDPLGKPLLWSPFLQRPLHKRKGGQVRFSNDQTIELEKKFETQKYLSPPERKRLAKMLQLSERQVKTWFQNRRAKWRRLKQENPQSNKKEELESLDNPCDQRQDLSSEQNKGALDSSQCSPSPASQEDLESEISEDSDQEVDIEGDKGYFNAG, encoded by the exons ATGCAGTACCCGCACCCCGCGCCCGCGGCGGGCGCCGTGGGGGTGCCGCTGTACGCGCCCACGCCCTTGCTGCAGCCCGCGCACCCGACGCCGTTCTACATCGAGGACATCCTGGGCCGCGGGCCCGCCgcgcccacccccgcccccacgcTGCCGTCCCCCAACTCCTCCTTCACCAGCCTCGTGTCTTCCTACCGGACCCCGGTGTACGAGCCCACGCCGATCCATCCCGCCTTCTCGCACCACTCCGCCGCCGCGCTGGCCGCCGCCTACGGACCCGGCGGCTTCGGGGGCCCTCTGTACCCCTTCCCAAGGACGGTGAACGACTACACGCACGCCCTGCTCCGCCACGACCCCCTGG GCAAACCCCTGCTCTGGAGCCCTTTCTTGCAGAGGCCTCTGCATAAAAGGAAAGGGGGCCAGGTGAGGTTCTCCAACGACCAGACCATCGAGTTGGAGAAGAAGTTTGAGACCCAAAAGTACCTCTCTCCTCCGGAGAGGAAGCGTCTGGCCAAGATGCTGCAGCTCAGTGAGAGACAG GTTAAAACCTGGTTTCAGAATCGACGTGCTAAATGGAGAAGACTAAAACAG GAGAACCCtcaaagcaataaaaaagaagaactaGAAAGTTTGGACAATCCCTGTGACCAGAGGCAAGACTTATCCAGTGAGCAAAATAAAGGTGCCTTGGACAGCTCTCAATGTtcaccctcccctgcctcccaggaaGACCTTGAATCAGAGATTTCAGAGGATTCTGATCAGGAAGTGGACATTGAGGGCGATAAAGGCTATTTTAATGCTGGATGA